The following are encoded together in the Campylobacter devanensis genome:
- the serS gene encoding serine--tRNA ligase → MINLRLIETNYDELNAKLKAKKVDDGVLAKLLEAYNNLKSKRLELENIQAIQNAKSKELGIKAKNKEDISELKSELDANKKELQSLLGIVGELELNLEKIAKSVPNIIDYDVPLGKDEDDNVCILSVLSPREFDFKPKEHHELGEALGWLDFATGAKISGSRFTVLRGDGARLSRALVNFMIDFNMSRGFELVNVPFLVNSNTLYGTGQLPKFADDLYKVDGEDLYLIPTSEVPVTNIYNDEIIPAEKLPIKMTCYSSCFRQEAGSAGRDTRGMIRQHQFEKVELVAITKADQSEAMLDEMVSCASDMLSALGLPHRHMMLCSGDLGFSAAKTIDLEVWLPGQGKYREISSISNTRDFQARRAKIRYKDDKKNILAHTLNGSSLAVGRTLIAIMENYQNSDGTITIPEVLKKYF, encoded by the coding sequence ATGATAAATTTAAGATTAATCGAGACAAATTATGATGAATTAAATGCCAAATTAAAAGCCAAAAAAGTAGATGATGGGGTGCTAGCTAAACTTTTAGAAGCTTACAATAACCTTAAATCAAAAAGGCTTGAGCTAGAAAATATCCAAGCCATACAAAATGCAAAAAGCAAGGAACTTGGCATAAAAGCTAAAAATAAAGAGGATATAAGCGAGTTAAAATCAGAGCTAGATGCTAACAAAAAAGAGCTTCAATCACTCTTAGGCATAGTAGGTGAGCTAGAATTAAATTTAGAAAAAATAGCCAAAAGTGTGCCAAATATCATCGATTATGATGTCCCATTAGGTAAGGATGAAGATGATAATGTCTGTATATTGAGCGTTTTGAGTCCTAGAGAATTTGACTTTAAGCCAAAAGAGCATCATGAATTGGGCGAAGCGCTTGGTTGGCTAGATTTTGCTACTGGGGCTAAGATATCAGGGAGTAGATTTACAGTACTTAGAGGTGATGGGGCTAGATTATCAAGGGCTCTTGTGAATTTCATGATTGATTTTAATATGAGCCGTGGATTTGAGCTTGTTAATGTGCCATTTTTGGTTAATTCTAACACACTATATGGTACTGGACAGTTACCTAAATTTGCTGATGATTTATATAAAGTAGATGGAGAAGATCTCTATTTAATCCCTACTAGCGAAGTGCCTGTAACTAATATCTATAATGATGAGATTATCCCTGCTGAAAAACTGCCTATTAAGATGACTTGCTACTCATCTTGCTTTAGGCAAGAGGCCGGAAGTGCGGGTCGTGATACTAGGGGGATGATAAGACAGCATCAATTTGAAAAAGTAGAGCTAGTAGCAATCACCAAAGCTGATCAAAGCGAAGCTATGCTAGATGAGATGGTAAGCTGTGCTAGTGATATGCTAAGCGCTCTTGGTTTGCCACACCGCCATATGATGTTATGTAGTGGGGATTTAGGATTTAGTGCGGCTAAGACAATTGATTTAGAAGTTTGGCTACCAGGTCAGGGCAAATATAGAGAGATTAGTTCTATCTCAAATACTCGTGATTTTCAAGCTAGACGAGCCAAAATCAGATATAAAGATGATAAGAAAAATATCTTAGCACATACGCTAAATGGCTCTAGCCTAGCAGTTGGTAGGACGCTAATTGCTATAATGGAGAATTATCAAAATAGCGATGGCACAATAACCATTCCAGAAGTGCTCAAAAAATATTTCTAA
- the trpS gene encoding tryptophan--tRNA ligase → MRTLTGLQPSGKLHLGNYFASIKPMIEKQNNSDDEMFIFVANYHAMTSLSDAKSLKANTLEAAAAFLSLGIDPQRSTFWVQSDIKDVLELYWILSQLTPMGLLERAHAYKDKVAKGLEAHHGLFSYPVLMAADILLFNAQKVPVGKDQIQHVEIARDLALKFNNAYGEIFTLPEAQVAQNVATVPGTDGAKMSKSYKNTIDIFSDAKTLKKQCSSIVTDSTPLEEPKDWQNCNIYAIAKLFLNEQEQANLQDRYSKGGEGYGHFKMYLNELTWNYFAPAREKFQYYMNNQNEIIDILHHGAKKAKKTSDEIMAKVRDAVGIY, encoded by the coding sequence TTGAGAACTCTAACAGGACTTCAGCCCTCTGGCAAACTTCATCTAGGCAACTACTTTGCTAGCATTAAACCTATGATTGAAAAACAAAATAATAGCGATGATGAGATGTTTATATTTGTAGCTAATTACCACGCAATGACATCTCTAAGCGATGCAAAAAGCCTAAAAGCCAATACATTAGAAGCTGCGGCTGCCTTTTTATCTTTAGGGATAGATCCGCAGCGTTCTACATTTTGGGTGCAAAGTGATATCAAAGATGTATTAGAGCTTTACTGGATACTATCTCAGCTTACTCCAATGGGATTATTAGAGAGAGCACACGCATATAAAGATAAGGTTGCCAAAGGATTAGAGGCTCATCACGGGCTGTTTAGTTATCCAGTATTAATGGCTGCTGATATATTATTATTTAATGCTCAAAAAGTTCCAGTAGGCAAAGATCAAATTCAGCATGTAGAGATAGCTAGAGATTTAGCACTTAAATTCAATAACGCTTATGGAGAAATTTTTACTCTACCTGAAGCACAAGTTGCTCAAAATGTAGCTACCGTACCAGGTACAGATGGAGCTAAAATGAGTAAAAGCTATAAAAATACAATTGATATATTCAGCGATGCTAAAACACTAAAAAAACAGTGTAGCTCAATTGTAACTGATAGTACTCCTTTAGAAGAGCCAAAAGATTGGCAAAACTGCAATATTTACGCAATTGCCAAACTATTTTTAAATGAACAAGAACAAGCAAATTTACAAGATAGATATAGTAAAGGCGGTGAAGGTTATGGCCATTTTAAAATGTATTTAAATGAGCTTACATGGAACTATTTTGCCCCTGCTAGAGAGAAATTTCAATACTATATGAATAATCAAAATGAGATTATAGATATACTACATCACGGTGCTAAAAAGGCCAAAAAAACCTCTGATGAGATTATGGCAAAAGTAAGAGATGCTGTGGGAATTTACTAA
- a CDS encoding tetratricopeptide repeat protein yields MADELKEQQEVVIQEKDPNEDIIPIESSDERAKEQKQETKEETPQESEGAKSKFKLTKKLLMLIGASILIFILLITALIAAFSGSDEPESQVIELEEPKLITPPTITQKFQSSKIDSMLIKANKLYESGNKAEALKIYENIAVYNESLSNYNLGVSKMNQGLFKDAINSFKDAIANNENIAVSAINLAVCALEINDERLFEYYIDLANAFINRDSDVNLYEFYNALVNYYRGYYIEALHALDLSNSKYYTSQKEYLRSKILSYLHEDQKAIQAIKAVEDYDISLPLGLLHARLGEYKEAKKYLNKALVDEKNAPSTYLAISLIDLKTGEFGSAAKTLKMLNDFNSTFVRDTYPIKTVLNPELFDINLAQNNYDLTKFFDQNSLYQILFYFTPYKAFNPKQTIEYIRKGGLSLFVDESSIADEYLETSGIVSKANVMLSQAIFKALNNKLREANSDFLEITKLYPNHSIVQFNLALTFAQLGDFAQAYKHFVTSYHLDPSNYIAGAYAIMAAKMIGRDAKRLTKEVMDTMDTDTNLDQDNIYKAMIQLTQGNQGALNDWLDKNYNESVLNIVFNIICAYITDRNDIVILATDKLNQKLPNDVLTNIIYSVTRFDVKNIKNYAKDIQVKFLTTKLDKGTLYGGATIIKTEYIKLLQIAGLLNIERESIIKDLKISSDNTKDILHTLAYLSLFTGHYEEAYTIYNELVNTEKEDDANTLFLASVASIGANHPDSAIAYLELAKLTNPTYSEARLALGFLYQEVGNIDAAITQYSGLGDSKYHSQFFTFRLE; encoded by the coding sequence ATGGCAGATGAGTTAAAAGAACAACAAGAAGTAGTAATCCAAGAAAAAGACCCAAATGAAGATATAATTCCAATAGAGTCTTCTGATGAGAGAGCCAAGGAGCAAAAGCAAGAGACAAAGGAGGAGACACCTCAAGAGTCTGAGGGGGCTAAATCTAAATTTAAACTAACCAAAAAGCTTTTAATGCTAATTGGCGCTAGCATTTTAATTTTTATTCTACTCATTACTGCTTTAATTGCGGCATTTTCTGGCTCAGATGAACCAGAATCACAAGTTATAGAGTTAGAAGAGCCAAAACTTATCACACCGCCAACCATAACTCAAAAATTCCAAAGCTCAAAAATAGATAGTATGTTAATTAAAGCTAACAAACTCTACGAGAGCGGGAACAAAGCCGAAGCTCTAAAAATATATGAAAATATTGCTGTTTATAACGAATCTCTATCAAACTACAACTTAGGCGTATCAAAGATGAATCAAGGGCTATTTAAAGATGCGATTAATTCATTTAAAGATGCTATTGCTAATAATGAAAATATAGCCGTAAGTGCTATAAATTTAGCCGTTTGCGCACTAGAAATTAATGATGAAAGGCTTTTTGAATACTATATTGATTTAGCTAATGCCTTTATAAATAGAGATAGTGATGTCAATTTATATGAGTTTTATAATGCCCTTGTAAACTACTATAGAGGCTACTATATAGAAGCTTTACATGCTTTAGATTTATCAAATTCAAAATATTATACCAGCCAAAAAGAGTATCTAAGATCTAAAATTCTAAGCTACCTACACGAAGATCAAAAGGCTATTCAAGCTATTAAAGCAGTTGAAGATTATGATATTAGCCTGCCTCTTGGACTTCTTCATGCACGACTTGGAGAGTATAAAGAGGCTAAAAAGTATCTAAATAAAGCGCTAGTTGATGAAAAAAATGCTCCATCAACATATCTAGCCATATCTCTAATTGATTTAAAAACAGGAGAATTTGGCTCAGCAGCTAAAACTTTAAAAATGTTAAATGATTTTAACTCCACTTTTGTACGTGATACATATCCTATTAAGACAGTTTTAAATCCAGAGCTTTTTGATATAAATTTAGCCCAAAATAACTATGATTTAACTAAATTTTTTGACCAAAATAGCCTTTATCAAATTCTATTTTATTTCACTCCATACAAGGCCTTTAATCCTAAGCAAACAATCGAATATATAAGAAAAGGTGGCTTGAGCCTATTTGTTGATGAAAGTAGTATAGCTGATGAGTATCTAGAGACTAGTGGTATAGTATCTAAAGCTAATGTAATGCTATCTCAAGCAATTTTTAAAGCACTAAATAATAAACTAAGAGAAGCTAATAGCGACTTTTTAGAGATTACAAAACTATATCCAAATCACTCAATTGTTCAGTTTAATCTAGCTCTTACATTTGCTCAGTTAGGTGATTTTGCCCAAGCATATAAGCACTTTGTAACTAGCTATCACCTAGACCCATCTAACTACATAGCTGGCGCATACGCTATAATGGCTGCTAAAATGATAGGCAGAGATGCTAAGCGCCTTACAAAAGAAGTAATGGATACAATGGATACAGATACAAATCTAGACCAAGATAATATCTATAAAGCAATGATTCAGCTAACCCAAGGAAATCAAGGCGCACTAAATGATTGGCTAGATAAAAACTATAATGAAAGCGTGTTAAATATCGTATTTAATATTATATGTGCCTATATTACAGATAGAAATGATATTGTAATCTTAGCTACTGATAAGCTAAATCAAAAGCTACCAAACGATGTACTAACTAACATAATCTACTCAGTTACTCGTTTTGATGTAAAAAATATCAAAAACTACGCTAAAGATATCCAGGTTAAATTCCTAACAACCAAACTAGATAAAGGTACTCTCTATGGCGGTGCAACCATTATCAAAACTGAATATATTAAACTTTTACAAATCGCAGGATTGCTAAATATAGAGCGTGAAAGTATTATTAAAGACTTAAAAATCTCATCTGATAATACTAAGGATATTTTACACACATTAGCATATTTAAGCCTATTTACAGGACACTATGAAGAGGCCTATACTATCTATAATGAGCTAGTAAATACTGAAAAAGAAGATGATGCAAACACGCTATTTTTAGCCAGCGTTGCAAGTATTGGGGCAAATCATCCTGATAGTGCCATCGCTTATCTTGAACTTGCTAAACTTACTAACCCAACCTATAGCGAGGCTAGGCTAGCACTTGGATTTTTATATCAAGAAGTTGGAAATATTGATGCAGCCATCACACAGTATAGTGGATTAGGTGATAGCAAATATCACAGCCAATTTTTCACCTTTAGGCTAGAGTAG
- a CDS encoding glutamate-5-semialdehyde dehydrogenase, with product MENRLKELKKVTKKLQILNQNQRANLIQKIADAIENNIAKIIEANAIDLQNAKDLSPALQDRLKLDEVRIKSLADGIRDIAMLKDPIGKIHDGWSAKSGLKIEKISVPLGVIAMIYESRPNVTAEVAALAIKSANGCALKGGKEAINSNLALASIIKNSLGEYGGCIEYFDISRDEVLEFIRMDRYIDLVVPRGGEGLVKFVSANSSIPVLKHDKGVCHIYVHKAANIQKALDICVNAKCSRPGVCNAAECVLVDESIAADFLPLLKARLDKFSVKIHGCQKSVNIINCFEATDKSYYNEYLDFELNLKIVGSLYEALDHIDEYSSGHSEAIISDDYAACEEFLSRVDSACVYANASTRFSDGGEFGFGAEVGISTCKMHARGPVGVDELTTYKYIIRGQGQIR from the coding sequence AAATCAAAACCAAAGAGCAAATTTAATACAAAAAATAGCTGATGCAATAGAAAATAATATAGCTAAAATTATAGAAGCTAACGCAATAGATTTACAAAATGCTAAGGATTTAAGTCCAGCTTTGCAAGATAGATTAAAGCTAGATGAAGTGCGTATAAAGTCTCTTGCAGATGGGATTAGAGATATAGCAATGTTAAAAGATCCAATTGGTAAAATTCACGATGGCTGGAGTGCTAAAAGCGGATTAAAGATAGAAAAAATCAGTGTGCCTCTTGGGGTGATTGCTATGATATACGAATCTAGACCAAATGTCACAGCTGAAGTAGCCGCTCTTGCTATTAAAAGCGCTAATGGCTGTGCATTAAAGGGTGGCAAAGAGGCTATAAACTCAAATTTAGCCCTTGCAAGTATAATCAAAAATAGCCTAGGTGAGTATGGTGGCTGTATAGAGTATTTTGATATTAGCAGAGATGAGGTGCTAGAGTTTATTAGAATGGATAGATATATAGATTTAGTAGTTCCTAGAGGAGGGGAGGGGCTGGTAAAATTTGTAAGTGCTAACTCCTCTATACCTGTATTAAAGCATGATAAGGGAGTCTGTCATATCTATGTTCATAAGGCTGCAAATATTCAAAAAGCATTAGATATCTGCGTAAATGCCAAATGCTCTCGTCCAGGTGTTTGCAATGCTGCTGAGTGTGTGCTAGTTGATGAGAGTATTGCTGCTGATTTCTTGCCACTATTAAAAGCTAGACTTGATAAATTTAGTGTAAAAATTCACGGCTGTCAAAAGAGTGTTAATATAATAAATTGCTTTGAAGCTACAGACAAAAGCTATTATAATGAGTATTTAGATTTTGAGCTGAATTTAAAAATTGTAGGTAGTTTATATGAGGCGCTAGATCATATTGATGAATATAGTAGTGGACATAGTGAAGCGATTATAAGCGATGATTATGCTGCTTGTGAGGAATTTTTAAGCCGTGTTGATAGTGCGTGCGTCTATGCAAATGCTTCAACTAGATTTAGCGATGGGGGAGAGTTTGGCTTTGGCGCAGAGGTTGGTATTAGCACTTGCAAAATGCATGCTCGTGGTCCTGTAGGCGTAGATGAACTAACGACTTACAAATATATTATTAGAGGTCAAGGCCAGATTAGATAA
- a CDS encoding shikimate kinase has translation MRQTYKNIILIGFMGVGKGSVARVLARKMGVFAIDGDDLIESFANKKIKKIFEEDGEAEFRKIEKNLAKFLEKSVNGVVISTGGGFYKVKNLNKIGTVIYLKSNFDKIIERIKAAPNADKKLAKRPLLSDLNRAKALHKERDEAYAKKADLIINVEDKTPQQVAAKIVKLLNRKHLKG, from the coding sequence GTGAGACAGACATATAAAAATATAATATTAATAGGATTTATGGGTGTTGGCAAAGGTAGCGTAGCTAGAGTTTTAGCACGCAAAATGGGAGTTTTTGCTATTGATGGAGATGATTTAATAGAGAGCTTTGCTAATAAAAAAATTAAAAAAATTTTTGAAGAAGATGGTGAGGCTGAGTTTAGAAAGATAGAGAAAAATTTAGCTAAATTTCTAGAAAAATCGGTAAATGGAGTAGTAATTTCTACTGGTGGTGGATTTTATAAGGTTAAAAATTTAAATAAAATTGGCACCGTAATATATCTAAAATCAAATTTTGATAAGATAATAGAACGCATAAAAGCTGCTCCAAATGCAGATAAAAAACTAGCCAAAAGACCACTTCTAAGCGACTTAAATAGAGCCAAAGCCTTGCATAAAGAGCGCGATGAAGCATATGCTAAAAAAGCTGATCTTATCATAAATGTAGAGGATAAAACTCCACAGCAAGTAGCTGCTAAAATCGTTAAACTACTAAATCGCAAACATCTAAAAGGATAA
- the argH gene encoding argininosuccinate lyase gives MQKMWQGRFSEASSELLEAFNASIEFDKELYAQDIAGSKAHAKMLGKCKIIEDEAVNKILEGLDQVKSEIENGEFKFNIADEDIHMAVEKRLSQIIGAEFGGKLHTARSRNDQVALDFRLFVLEANLDLAKLLLNLIKTINSIAKEHKSTLMPGFTHLQHAQPVSLAYHLLAYAFMFSRDYDRLISSHKRNNLSPLGSCAMAGTPHPIDREMVANELGFNGITPNAMDSVSDRDFALELLFNLSVVFTHTSRLCEELILWSSSEFGYITISDKFSTGSSIMPQKKNPDVAELIRGKTGRIYGNLISLLTTMKSLPLAYNKDMQEDKECVFDSVKNAKNSLIILNAMIEEIKFNKENMLKATKIGHLSATDLADYLVKKKFIPFRQAHFITGKCVALAESLGKDLSELSLNELQSVEPNISTDVLELLTLESSKEARKSLGGTSDYSVDIQLELIDKFIKSQEI, from the coding sequence ATGCAAAAAATGTGGCAAGGTAGATTTAGCGAGGCTAGTAGTGAGCTATTAGAAGCTTTTAACGCATCGATTGAATTTGATAAAGAGCTATATGCTCAAGATATTGCTGGTTCAAAAGCTCACGCAAAGATGCTAGGTAAATGCAAAATCATTGAAGATGAGGCTGTAAATAAAATCTTAGAAGGATTAGATCAAGTAAAATCTGAGATAGAAAATGGAGAATTTAAATTCAACATAGCTGATGAAGATATACATATGGCAGTTGAAAAAAGACTTAGCCAAATTATTGGAGCTGAATTTGGCGGTAAATTACATACTGCAAGAAGCCGAAATGACCAAGTCGCTCTTGATTTTAGACTCTTTGTTTTAGAAGCAAATTTAGATCTAGCTAAACTACTTTTAAATCTTATTAAAACTATAAATAGTATCGCTAAAGAACACAAATCTACCCTAATGCCAGGCTTTACACATCTCCAACACGCTCAACCCGTTAGTCTAGCATATCATTTACTAGCCTATGCGTTTATGTTTAGTAGGGATTATGATAGGCTTATTAGTAGCCACAAGCGTAACAATCTAAGCCCACTTGGATCATGTGCAATGGCTGGAACACCACACCCAATTGACCGTGAGATGGTTGCTAATGAATTAGGCTTTAATGGTATTACGCCAAATGCGATGGATAGTGTAAGTGATAGAGATTTTGCATTAGAGTTATTATTTAATCTTAGCGTAGTATTTACCCACACCTCTAGATTGTGCGAAGAATTAATCTTATGGAGTAGCAGTGAGTTTGGATATATTACAATTAGTGATAAATTTAGCACTGGATCAAGCATAATGCCACAGAAAAAAAACCCAGATGTAGCTGAGTTAATTAGAGGTAAAACTGGTAGAATCTATGGCAATCTAATCTCTTTATTAACCACGATGAAATCTCTACCACTAGCTTATAATAAAGATATGCAAGAGGATAAAGAGTGTGTATTTGATAGCGTAAAAAATGCCAAGAACTCACTAATTATACTAAATGCGATGATAGAAGAAATTAAATTTAATAAAGAAAATATGTTAAAAGCAACTAAAATTGGACACCTAAGCGCTACTGATTTAGCTGATTATTTGGTCAAGAAAAAGTTTATTCCATTCCGTCAAGCACACTTTATAACTGGTAAATGTGTTGCCTTAGCTGAAAGTCTTGGCAAAGATTTAAGTGAGTTAAGTCTAAATGAGTTACAAAGTGTAGAGCCTAATATTAGTACCGATGTTTTAGAACTTTTAACGCTAGAAAGTTCTAAAGAGGCTAGAAAAAGCCTTGGAGGAACAAGTGATTATAGTGTAGATATACAGCTTGAGCTAATTGATAAATTTATAAAATCACAAGAAATATAA
- the der gene encoding ribosome biogenesis GTPase Der, with protein sequence MKEVILVGRPNVGKSSLFNRLAKQRIAITSDVSGTTRDTNKTQIQIDDKSCVLIDSGGIDDSNELFINVKNNTLNAAKCADIIIFMVDGKMLPDDADKKLFYSLLKLNKPIALVINKVDSKKDEERSWEFNEFGASVVFNISVSHASGVDELCEWIYKQLPQANLKFDTDDFDEFLEDFNEQGELDLDNKAIDYENKNIKVGIVGRVNVGKSSLLNALVNDNRSVVSSIAGTTIDPVNESFVYNDRVFEFVDTAGIRKRGKIEGIEKYALNRTQKILEIADIALLVLDASEPFTELDERIAGLVGKFELGVIIVLNKWDKDHDGFDKVAFEIRDRFKFLAYAPIISVSALGGKRIHKLYPLIQEIYQNYTQRIKTSELNALIEEAVRTHPIPRDHGKIVKIFYAAQFGFAPPKIALVMNKPRSLHFSYKRYLLNKLRERFNLNGTPVVLIPKNKGKSETDI encoded by the coding sequence ATGAAGGAAGTGATACTAGTAGGCCGTCCAAATGTCGGCAAAAGCTCGCTTTTTAATCGTCTAGCAAAGCAAAGAATTGCCATAACTAGCGATGTTAGCGGCACTACCAGAGATACAAATAAAACTCAAATTCAAATCGATGATAAAAGCTGCGTACTCATAGATAGCGGTGGAATAGATGATAGTAATGAGCTTTTTATCAATGTCAAAAACAATACTCTAAATGCTGCAAAATGTGCTGATATAATAATATTTATGGTAGATGGAAAGATGCTACCAGATGATGCAGATAAAAAATTATTTTATAGTTTATTAAAGCTAAATAAGCCAATAGCGCTAGTAATAAATAAAGTAGATAGCAAAAAAGATGAAGAGCGTAGTTGGGAATTTAATGAATTTGGTGCTAGCGTAGTATTTAATATCTCTGTAAGCCACGCTAGTGGAGTTGATGAGCTGTGCGAGTGGATTTACAAGCAGCTACCACAAGCAAATTTAAAATTCGATACTGATGATTTTGATGAGTTTTTAGAAGATTTTAATGAACAAGGCGAACTAGACCTTGATAATAAAGCCATAGATTATGAAAATAAAAACATCAAAGTCGGTATCGTAGGTCGTGTAAATGTAGGTAAATCAAGCCTATTAAATGCACTTGTCAATGATAATCGCTCCGTAGTTAGTAGTATTGCTGGCACAACAATTGATCCGGTAAATGAGAGCTTTGTGTATAATGATAGAGTTTTTGAGTTTGTCGATACCGCTGGCATTAGAAAGCGCGGAAAGATAGAAGGTATAGAAAAATACGCTCTAAATCGCACTCAAAAGATTTTAGAAATAGCAGATATAGCGCTATTAGTTTTAGATGCTAGTGAGCCATTTACTGAGCTTGATGAGAGAATAGCTGGATTAGTTGGCAAATTTGAGCTTGGCGTAATCATTGTACTAAATAAATGGGATAAGGATCATGATGGGTTTGATAAGGTAGCCTTTGAGATTAGAGATAGATTTAAATTCCTAGCTTACGCTCCAATTATAAGCGTTTCAGCCCTTGGTGGCAAGAGAATCCACAAGCTCTACCCTTTAATCCAAGAGATATATCAAAACTACACACAAAGGATTAAAACCTCTGAACTAAACGCATTAATAGAAGAGGCTGTGCGAACTCACCCGATTCCTAGAGATCATGGTAAGATTGTAAAGATTTTTTATGCGGCTCAATTTGGGTTTGCGCCTCCTAAAATTGCATTGGTAATGAATAAACCAAGATCTTTACACTTTAGTTATAAGCGATACTTGTTAAATAAGCTTAGAGAGAGATTTAATCTAAATGGGACTCCAGTAGTTCTAATACCAAAAAACAAGGGTAAAAGTGAGACAGACATATAA
- a CDS encoding ComEA family DNA-binding protein, with protein MKALAIVAISASMMWAAININTASKNELMELPGIGESKAEAIISYRQKSKFNSIDEIKNVSGIGDKIYENIKIDLITSGATDTTNLKSLNKENKKPTKKDNNKVNKDNNLTKK; from the coding sequence ATGAAAGCGTTAGCTATAGTTGCAATTAGTGCAAGTATGATGTGGGCAGCCATAAATATTAATACAGCTAGTAAAAATGAGCTAATGGAGCTTCCAGGTATTGGCGAAAGCAAGGCCGAAGCAATTATATCATACAGACAAAAAAGCAAATTTAATAGTATTGATGAGATTAAAAATGTCTCTGGAATAGGTGATAAAATTTACGAAAATATCAAAATAGATCTAATTACAAGTGGTGCAACTGATACAACAAATCTAAAAAGTCTAAACAAAGAAAATAAAAAACCAACTAAAAAAGACAACAACAAAGTCAACAAAGATAATAATTTAACAAAAAAATAG